A single genomic interval of Bradyrhizobium japonicum USDA 6 harbors:
- a CDS encoding CbbQ/NirQ/NorQ/GpvN family protein has product MTAALHALSAPALVLPAYAPSGNECALFEHAWRHQLPVLLKGPTGCGKTRFVAHMAARLGLPLHTVACHDDLTAADLTGRYLLRGGDTVWTDGPLTRAVREGGICYLDEVVEARKDVTVVLHPLTDDRRILPLERTGEELVAPKGFMLVVSYNPGYQTLLKALKPSTRQRFIAVEFGFLPPEQEIAVVAAESGLAPDYVRPLVQLAGRLRALKGHDLEEGVSTRLVVYCATLIAAGASITDAVLAGMIEPLTDDVDVKAALLDVARAVIS; this is encoded by the coding sequence ATGACAGCAGCACTTCACGCCTTGTCGGCACCCGCGCTCGTGCTCCCGGCTTACGCTCCGAGCGGCAACGAATGCGCGCTGTTCGAGCACGCCTGGCGGCATCAGCTCCCGGTCCTGCTGAAGGGACCGACGGGCTGCGGCAAGACGCGCTTCGTCGCCCACATGGCGGCGCGGCTGGGATTGCCGCTTCACACCGTCGCCTGCCACGACGATCTCACTGCCGCCGATCTTACCGGCCGCTACCTGCTGAGGGGCGGCGACACCGTGTGGACCGACGGTCCGCTGACGCGCGCAGTGCGCGAGGGCGGAATCTGCTACCTCGACGAAGTCGTGGAGGCGCGCAAGGACGTCACGGTGGTGTTGCATCCGCTCACCGACGACCGCCGCATCCTGCCGCTGGAGCGGACCGGCGAGGAGCTGGTCGCGCCGAAGGGATTCATGCTCGTGGTCTCCTACAATCCCGGTTACCAGACCCTGCTGAAGGCGTTGAAGCCGTCGACGCGGCAGCGCTTCATTGCTGTCGAGTTCGGCTTCCTGCCGCCGGAGCAGGAGATCGCGGTGGTCGCGGCCGAGAGCGGGCTCGCGCCCGATTATGTGCGGCCGCTGGTCCAGCTGGCCGGCCGGCTACGCGCGCTGAAGGGGCACGACCTGGAGGAGGGCGTTTCGACCCGTCTCGTCGTCTATTGCGCCACCTTGATTGCGGCGGGAGCCTCAATTACGGATGCGGTGCTGGCCGGCATGATCGAACCGCTCACCGATGACGTAGACGTCAAGGCGGCGCTGCTCGACGTCGCACGCGCCGTTATCTCCTGA
- a CDS encoding carbohydrate ABC transporter permease, producing MATRQTQFLARSLLTPAVGLLFIWMIVPLALTIYFSTLHYSLLDPGSEAFVGLENFRYFLTDPAFLASLQNTLVLVGSVLALTILLGIPLALLMDQPVIGRNIVRLMVIAPFFVMPTVSALVWKNLLMHPVSGLFAWLAKLVGLTPIDWFTDAPLLAVILIVAWQWLPFATLILLTALQSLDEEQKEAAEMDGASAVSTFIYITLPHLARPITVVILIETIFLLTVFAEIFVTTGGGPGLQTTNIAFLIYSQALIQFDVGSASAGGLVAVVIANVVAFFLVRIVGRNLEA from the coding sequence ATGGCAACCCGGCAGACGCAGTTTCTTGCGCGCTCGCTCCTGACGCCTGCGGTCGGGCTGCTCTTCATCTGGATGATCGTTCCGCTGGCGCTGACGATCTATTTCTCGACCCTGCATTACAGCCTGCTCGATCCCGGCTCCGAGGCGTTCGTCGGCCTGGAGAATTTCCGCTACTTCCTCACCGATCCCGCCTTCCTCGCCTCGCTCCAGAACACGCTGGTGCTGGTCGGCTCGGTGCTGGCGCTGACCATCCTGCTCGGCATCCCCCTGGCGCTGCTGATGGACCAGCCCGTGATCGGCCGCAACATCGTGCGGCTGATGGTGATCGCGCCGTTCTTCGTGATGCCGACGGTGAGCGCGCTGGTCTGGAAGAACCTCTTGATGCACCCGGTCTCCGGCCTGTTCGCCTGGCTCGCCAAGCTGGTCGGATTGACGCCGATCGACTGGTTCACCGACGCGCCGCTGCTCGCGGTGATCCTGATTGTCGCCTGGCAATGGCTGCCCTTCGCGACCCTGATCCTGCTGACCGCGCTGCAATCGCTCGACGAGGAGCAGAAGGAGGCCGCCGAGATGGACGGCGCCAGCGCCGTCTCCACCTTCATCTACATCACGTTGCCGCACCTGGCGCGGCCCATCACCGTGGTGATCCTGATCGAGACCATCTTCCTGCTCACGGTGTTCGCGGAGATATTCGTCACCACCGGTGGCGGACCGGGCCTGCAAACCACCAACATCGCCTTCCTGATCTATTCGCAGGCGCTGATCCAGTTCGACGTCGGCAGCGCCTCCGCAGGCGGCCTCGTTGCGGTCGTGATCGCCAACGTCGTCGCTTTCTTCCTCGTCCGCATCGTCGGCCGCAATCTGGAGGCGTGA
- a CDS encoding nitric oxide reductase activation protein NorD gives MLDFLELEETVGRAWHRLVGGTASYPAYAEHAVSLAEVRSRIAIMFRALGGETGVQIASASARRAGHRLGWRQRIGLGDERLAQPRRDAATIFLPDNIAIFADRGLNAALYRWLAAWFAFAPVDAIAEADPLRRDLLTLRRTSEIAVLVLTECPGLAEDYARLAAATAMARPHRPLPRIEQDMEQIVLALLGADTPPVGKLWPAMMGTGPLPDRAPPGYRSILPCPLWGDCWTRALSPTHEGDDEWAPTGAPAPSDDRKRFAVREREDGTNRRDPFVLNRFEKILAMAEMINVDRPADDSEDEDAQKAADDLEEIALSRRSGKPASRLKFDLDLPPEALDVSRLHADLTYPEWDYRSGSYLPDHCRVLAGAASELGEGWTPDDAMRRHIRQVRRRFEVLRPRHELMRAQADGHDLDLDALVRARCDLRAGSGGGGLDRVHVAMRPPGDDLAVTLLVDVSLSTDAWVDGYRVLDVEKEALLVLAHGLSACGDHHSILTFTSRRRSWVRLETVKAFGEPMSGAIERRIGALKPGYYTRIGAAVRHASAELARQPQRKKLLLVLTDGKPNDVDHYEGRFAVEDTRKSVQEARRLGIAVFGVTVDATAQSYVPTLFGRSGYAIVGNICRLPAALPAIYRQVAH, from the coding sequence ATGCTCGATTTCCTCGAGCTTGAAGAAACCGTCGGTCGCGCCTGGCATCGCCTGGTGGGCGGCACCGCGAGCTATCCGGCCTATGCCGAACACGCGGTGTCGCTCGCGGAGGTGCGCAGCCGGATCGCGATCATGTTCCGCGCGCTTGGCGGGGAGACAGGCGTGCAGATCGCGAGCGCGAGTGCCCGCCGGGCCGGGCATCGGCTTGGATGGCGGCAGCGCATCGGGCTCGGCGACGAGCGGCTCGCGCAACCCCGGCGCGATGCCGCGACGATCTTCCTGCCCGACAACATCGCGATCTTCGCCGATCGCGGGCTGAATGCCGCGCTGTACCGGTGGCTGGCCGCGTGGTTTGCCTTTGCACCGGTCGACGCGATCGCCGAGGCCGATCCGCTGCGGCGCGATCTGCTGACGCTGCGCCGGACCAGCGAAATCGCGGTGCTTGTGCTGACGGAATGTCCCGGCCTTGCCGAGGACTACGCCCGGTTGGCCGCGGCCACGGCCATGGCGCGGCCACACCGGCCATTGCCGCGTATCGAGCAGGACATGGAGCAGATCGTGCTTGCTCTGCTCGGCGCCGATACGCCGCCGGTGGGAAAACTGTGGCCGGCGATGATGGGGACGGGGCCGCTGCCGGACAGGGCGCCGCCGGGCTATCGTTCGATCCTGCCATGCCCGCTCTGGGGCGATTGCTGGACACGGGCGCTGTCGCCCACACATGAAGGCGACGACGAGTGGGCGCCGACCGGCGCGCCAGCGCCATCGGACGATCGCAAGCGTTTCGCCGTCCGCGAGCGCGAAGACGGTACCAATCGCCGCGATCCCTTCGTGCTCAATCGCTTTGAAAAGATCCTCGCGATGGCCGAGATGATCAATGTCGACCGCCCGGCTGACGACAGTGAGGACGAGGATGCGCAGAAGGCAGCCGACGACCTCGAGGAGATCGCGCTCAGCCGCCGCAGCGGCAAGCCGGCGAGCCGGCTCAAATTCGATCTCGACCTGCCACCGGAAGCCCTCGATGTATCGCGATTGCACGCGGACCTGACCTATCCCGAATGGGACTATCGCAGCGGCTCCTATCTGCCCGATCATTGCCGCGTGCTCGCGGGTGCGGCCTCCGAGCTGGGTGAGGGCTGGACGCCTGATGACGCCATGCGTCGGCATATCCGCCAGGTGCGCCGCCGCTTCGAGGTGTTGCGACCGCGTCATGAATTGATGCGCGCCCAAGCCGATGGGCACGACCTCGACCTCGACGCACTCGTGCGCGCGCGGTGCGATCTCCGCGCCGGAAGCGGCGGAGGCGGTCTCGATCGCGTCCATGTCGCCATGCGACCGCCAGGGGACGATCTTGCCGTCACGCTGCTCGTGGACGTCTCGCTCTCGACGGACGCCTGGGTCGACGGCTATCGGGTGCTCGATGTCGAGAAGGAGGCGCTGCTGGTGCTTGCGCACGGCCTGTCGGCCTGCGGCGATCACCACAGTATCCTCACCTTCACCTCGCGCCGGCGTTCCTGGGTGCGGCTCGAAACGGTCAAGGCCTTCGGCGAGCCGATGAGTGGGGCGATCGAGCGCCGGATCGGCGCGCTGAAGCCTGGCTATTACACACGGATCGGTGCGGCGGTACGTCACGCCTCGGCCGAGCTGGCGCGCCAGCCGCAGCGCAAGAAGCTGCTGCTCGTCCTCACCGACGGCAAGCCGAACGACGTTGATCATTATGAGGGCCGCTTTGCGGTCGAGGACACCCGCAAATCCGTGCAGGAGGCGCGGCGGCTCGGCATCGCGGTCTTCGGCGTGACGGTCGATGCGACGGCGCAATCCTACGTCCCGACGCTGTTCGGCCGCAGCGGCTACGCCATCGTCGGCAACATCTGCCGCTTGCCTGCGGCGTTGCCGGCGATCTATCGACAGGTCGCCCATTGA
- a CDS encoding ABC transporter ATP-binding protein has protein sequence MGQITLQDVQKSFGPVHIIKGADLDIADGSFVVFVGPSGCGKTTLLRLIAGLEDVSGGKILIDGKNVVDTPPAKRGLSMVFQSYALYPHMSVRGNIGFGLKMAGLSKDETNRKVEAAAATLNLTPYLDRKPRELSGGQRQRVAIGRAIVREPKAFLFDEPLSNLDAALRVQMRIEVTRLQKQLGTTAIYVTHDQVEAMTMADKIVVLNGGKIEQYGSPLELYERPANLFVAGFIGSPKMNFVTGEHALQKGAATIGVRPEHLKIERDGAGGWQGTIAVAEHLGSDTFLYVDAGPLGMLTARYIGELSLHAGDRVSLVPDPARIHRFDESGNALRG, from the coding sequence ATGGGTCAGATCACACTTCAGGACGTACAGAAATCCTTCGGCCCCGTGCACATCATCAAGGGCGCCGACCTCGACATCGCCGACGGCTCCTTCGTGGTGTTCGTCGGTCCCTCAGGCTGCGGCAAGACCACGCTGCTGCGGCTGATCGCCGGGCTCGAAGACGTCTCAGGCGGCAAGATCCTGATCGACGGCAAGAACGTCGTCGACACGCCGCCGGCCAAGCGCGGGCTGTCGATGGTGTTTCAGTCCTACGCGCTCTATCCGCATATGAGCGTGCGCGGTAATATCGGTTTCGGCCTGAAGATGGCGGGCCTTTCCAAAGATGAAACCAACCGCAAGGTCGAGGCTGCTGCGGCGACGCTGAACCTCACGCCCTATCTCGACCGCAAGCCGCGCGAGCTCTCCGGCGGCCAGCGCCAGCGCGTCGCAATCGGCCGCGCCATCGTCCGCGAGCCCAAGGCGTTCCTGTTCGACGAACCGCTGTCCAACCTGGATGCGGCCTTGCGCGTGCAGATGCGGATAGAAGTCACGCGGCTCCAGAAGCAGCTCGGCACCACCGCGATCTACGTCACCCACGATCAGGTCGAGGCCATGACCATGGCCGACAAGATCGTCGTGCTCAACGGCGGCAAGATCGAGCAATATGGCTCGCCGCTGGAGCTCTATGAGCGGCCCGCCAATCTCTTCGTCGCCGGCTTCATCGGCTCGCCGAAGATGAACTTCGTCACTGGCGAGCACGCCTTGCAGAAGGGCGCGGCGACGATCGGCGTGCGGCCGGAGCATCTCAAGATCGAGCGCGACGGTGCCGGCGGCTGGCAGGGAACGATCGCGGTTGCCGAGCATCTGGGCAGCGACACCTTCCTTTATGTCGATGCCGGGCCGCTCGGCATGCTGACGGCGCGCTACATCGGCGAATTGAGCCTGCATGCCGGCGACCGTGTATCGCTGGTGCCGGATCCCGCGCGCATCCATCGCTTCGACGAGAGCGGCAACGCGCTTCGGGGCTGA
- a CDS encoding cbb3-type cytochrome c oxidase subunit I produces MKYQTQKVAMLYFYGALTLFLAQVLFGLLAGTIYVLPNTLSVLLPFNIVRMIHTNALIVWSLIGFMGATYFLLPEETETELYSPLLAKIQFWMFFGAAGVAVAGYLFHYHEGREFLEQPFIIKVGIVVVCLMFLFNVTMTALKGRKTTVTNILLFGLWGVAIFFLFAFYNPANLAVDKMYWWYVVHLWVEGVWELIMASVLAYLMIKLNGIDREVVEKWLYVIIGLALFSGILGTGHHFYWIGAPGYWQWIGSLFSTLEVAPFFTMVIFTVQMTWKAGRKHPNRAALLWSVGCSVMAFLGAGVWGFLHTLSSVNYYTHGTQVTAAHGHLAFFGAYVMLNLSVMAYAIPQIKGRAPYNQWLSMTSFWIMCTAMMTMTFALTFAGVIQVHLQRVLGQSYMDVQDQLAFFYWVRLGSGVFVAISALMFVWAVLVPGREKQATIPGALQPAE; encoded by the coding sequence ATGAAATATCAGACCCAGAAAGTCGCGATGCTGTACTTTTACGGCGCGCTGACGCTGTTCCTGGCGCAGGTCCTGTTCGGCCTGCTTGCCGGAACCATCTACGTCCTGCCCAACACGCTGTCGGTGCTGCTGCCGTTCAACATCGTCAGGATGATTCACACCAACGCGTTGATCGTGTGGTCGCTGATCGGATTCATGGGCGCGACCTACTTCCTGCTACCGGAGGAAACCGAGACCGAGCTGTACAGCCCGCTGCTCGCAAAGATCCAGTTCTGGATGTTCTTCGGCGCGGCAGGTGTGGCTGTGGCCGGCTATCTCTTCCACTACCATGAGGGTCGCGAGTTTCTCGAGCAGCCCTTCATCATCAAGGTCGGGATCGTCGTGGTCTGCCTGATGTTCCTGTTCAACGTGACGATGACGGCGCTGAAGGGCCGCAAGACCACGGTCACCAACATCCTGTTGTTCGGCCTGTGGGGTGTCGCCATCTTCTTCCTGTTCGCCTTCTACAATCCGGCCAATCTCGCGGTCGACAAGATGTACTGGTGGTATGTCGTGCATCTCTGGGTCGAGGGCGTCTGGGAGTTGATCATGGCCTCCGTGCTGGCCTATCTCATGATCAAGCTCAACGGCATCGACCGCGAGGTGGTCGAGAAGTGGCTCTATGTCATCATCGGCCTTGCGCTGTTCTCGGGCATTCTCGGCACCGGCCACCATTTCTACTGGATCGGCGCGCCCGGTTACTGGCAGTGGATCGGCTCGCTGTTCTCCACGCTGGAGGTCGCGCCCTTCTTCACCATGGTGATCTTCACCGTGCAGATGACCTGGAAGGCCGGCCGCAAGCATCCGAACCGCGCCGCGCTCTTGTGGTCGGTCGGCTGCTCAGTGATGGCGTTCCTCGGCGCCGGCGTCTGGGGCTTCCTGCACACGCTGTCCTCGGTGAACTACTATACCCACGGCACGCAGGTCACCGCCGCACATGGCCATCTCGCCTTCTTCGGCGCCTATGTGATGCTGAACCTGTCGGTGATGGCTTATGCGATCCCGCAGATCAAGGGACGTGCGCCCTATAACCAGTGGCTCAGCATGACCAGTTTCTGGATCATGTGCACGGCGATGATGACCATGACTTTCGCGTTGACCTTTGCCGGCGTGATTCAGGTCCATCTCCAGCGCGTGCTTGGCCAGAGTTACATGGACGTGCAGGACCAGCTTGCCTTCTTCTACTGGGTGCGGCTCGGCTCCGGCGTGTTCGTCGCGATCTCTGCATTGATGTTCGTCTGGGCAGTGCTGGTGCCCGGCCGCGAGAAGCAGGCGACTATCCCAGGCGCCTTGCAACCGGCCGAATAG
- a CDS encoding HAD family hydrolase, with the protein MDRSRQRPDLVIFDCDGVLVDSELLSCQCLVDELSGFGISLTLAQALELFLGRSTSAVTQHYRELGQAMPADFPVRLKSRVLIAFERALHPIPDADTVLSGLRVPNCVASSSDLDRVALSLRVTGLAPHFGDRIYTAQMVTHGKPAPDLFLHAAEKMGARPARTLVIEDSVSGVVAAKAAGMTVWGFVGGSHYRGRDGQAILSGAGADRVFAHMSDFWEA; encoded by the coding sequence ATGGACCGAAGCCGGCAAAGGCCCGATCTCGTCATTTTCGACTGCGACGGAGTGCTCGTCGACAGCGAGCTCTTGAGCTGCCAGTGCCTTGTGGACGAGCTGTCCGGATTTGGGATATCGCTGACACTTGCGCAGGCGCTCGAGCTGTTTCTCGGACGAAGCACGAGCGCGGTCACGCAGCATTATCGCGAACTCGGCCAGGCGATGCCAGCCGATTTTCCGGTCCGGCTGAAGTCGCGCGTACTGATCGCCTTCGAGAGGGCGCTCCATCCGATTCCCGATGCCGATACCGTCCTGTCCGGCCTGCGCGTACCGAATTGCGTGGCCTCGTCGAGTGATCTCGACCGCGTCGCGCTGTCGCTGAGAGTGACCGGTCTCGCGCCCCATTTCGGCGACCGGATCTACACGGCGCAGATGGTCACGCACGGCAAGCCCGCGCCGGATCTCTTTCTCCACGCGGCGGAGAAGATGGGCGCGCGGCCTGCGCGCACGCTGGTGATCGAGGACAGCGTCAGTGGCGTGGTGGCCGCGAAGGCCGCCGGCATGACGGTCTGGGGATTTGTCGGCGGCAGCCATTATCGCGGGCGCGACGGCCAGGCTATATTGTCCGGCGCCGGGGCCGATCGGGTCTTCGCGCACATGAGCGATTTCTGGGAGGCATAG
- a CDS encoding sugar-binding transcriptional regulator, with product MAVENEKSRLDDAARAGWLYFIAGHTQDEIAKMLQVSRASAQRLVSLCLAERLITFRLEHPIAACMELAARLKARFDLSHCEVVPADPAAPQATAGIAERCANLLDSTLRSETPVIVALGTGRAVRAAVERVTPIDRPNHQIVSLVGNISADGSASFYDTVGRLADRTGARHYPMPLPFLMSSEDERNKMVRIEPIAKVKAVAAKADLRLVGIGQMDQKAQIHIDGFVTRDELFEMMRQGAIGEITGWAYDSKGRLLKAGTNKRLTSIPPEVPAKTTTIGAAVGAAKVPAIAAALNGHLINGLITDEATARAILER from the coding sequence ATGGCCGTCGAGAACGAAAAGTCCAGGCTCGACGATGCCGCACGTGCCGGCTGGCTCTATTTCATTGCCGGTCACACCCAGGACGAGATCGCAAAGATGCTCCAGGTCTCGCGGGCCTCCGCGCAGCGGCTGGTCTCGCTGTGCCTCGCCGAGCGTCTCATCACCTTCCGTCTCGAACATCCCATCGCCGCCTGCATGGAACTGGCGGCACGCCTGAAGGCGCGCTTCGACCTCAGCCATTGCGAGGTGGTGCCGGCCGATCCTGCCGCGCCGCAGGCCACGGCGGGCATCGCCGAACGCTGCGCCAATCTGCTGGATTCGACGTTGCGTTCGGAAACGCCCGTCATCGTCGCGCTCGGCACGGGGCGGGCGGTGCGCGCCGCGGTCGAGCGCGTGACGCCGATCGACCGGCCCAACCACCAGATCGTCTCGCTGGTCGGCAACATCTCCGCCGACGGTTCGGCGAGCTTCTACGACACTGTCGGCCGGCTCGCCGACCGCACCGGCGCGCGGCACTATCCGATGCCGCTGCCGTTCCTGATGTCGTCGGAGGACGAGCGCAACAAGATGGTGCGGATCGAGCCGATCGCGAAGGTGAAGGCGGTCGCGGCCAAGGCTGACTTGCGCCTCGTCGGCATCGGTCAGATGGACCAGAAGGCGCAAATCCACATCGACGGCTTCGTTACCCGCGACGAATTGTTCGAGATGATGCGGCAGGGGGCGATCGGTGAAATCACCGGCTGGGCCTATGATTCCAAGGGCCGCCTGCTCAAGGCCGGCACCAACAAGCGCCTCACCAGCATTCCGCCGGAGGTGCCGGCCAAGACCACGACGATCGGCGCCGCGGTCGGTGCGGCCAAGGTGCCGGCGATCGCGGCCGCACTGAACGGGCACCTGATCAACGGCCTGATCACGGACGAGGCGACGGCAAGGGCGATTCTGGAGCGGTAG
- a CDS encoding SDR family NAD(P)-dependent oxidoreductase, translating to MYLEKFKLSGKTAFITGGGQGIGLACAEALAEAGAKVIIGDRDSKVADSAKASLKAKGFDIETAIMDVTDTKRVAQVAADLVARHGKVDILVNNAGIARSETPAETVTDEHWLNVIDVNLNGTFWCCREFGKHMLKAKSGAIVNVGSMSGFIVNKPQEQCFYNASKAGVHHLTKSLAAEWGARGIRVNAVAPTYIDTPLNAFVKSTPKMYDAWIGGTPMARMGQVEEIASVVLFLASEAASLMTGSIVLVDGGYTCW from the coding sequence ATGTACCTCGAAAAATTCAAGCTGAGCGGCAAGACCGCGTTCATCACCGGCGGCGGGCAAGGCATTGGCCTCGCCTGCGCGGAAGCGCTGGCTGAAGCCGGCGCGAAGGTCATCATCGGCGACCGCGACAGCAAGGTCGCCGACAGCGCGAAGGCCAGCCTGAAGGCGAAGGGTTTTGACATCGAGACGGCGATCATGGACGTCACCGACACCAAGCGCGTGGCGCAGGTCGCGGCTGACCTCGTCGCCCGCCACGGCAAGGTCGACATCCTCGTCAACAATGCCGGCATCGCCCGCAGCGAGACGCCGGCCGAGACCGTCACCGACGAGCACTGGCTCAACGTCATCGACGTCAATCTCAACGGCACCTTCTGGTGCTGCCGCGAATTCGGCAAGCACATGCTGAAGGCCAAGAGCGGCGCCATCGTCAATGTCGGCTCGATGTCGGGCTTCATCGTCAACAAGCCGCAGGAACAGTGCTTCTACAACGCCTCCAAGGCCGGCGTGCACCATTTGACCAAGTCGCTGGCCGCCGAATGGGGCGCCCGCGGCATCCGCGTCAACGCGGTGGCGCCGACCTATATCGACACGCCGCTCAATGCTTTCGTGAAAAGCACCCCGAAAATGTATGACGCCTGGATCGGTGGAACCCCGATGGCGCGGATGGGGCAGGTCGAGGAGATCGCCTCCGTCGTGCTGTTCCTGGCCTCGGAGGCCGCGAGCCTGATGACCGGCAGCATCGTGCTGGTGGATGGCGGCTACACTTGCTGGTAG
- a CDS encoding carbohydrate ABC transporter permease gives MARMATTQRVVISTIGAWFFGFLIFFPILWMVLASFKTELEAFAIPPSFLFFHWTTENYATVQERSDYFHHAMNSIIIAGGSTLIALLIAIPAAWSMAFSPTKRTKDILLWMLSTKMMPPVGVLVPIYLIFKTFGLLDSRIGLVFILCLGNLPIVIWMLFTYFKEIPRDILEAARMDGATIGRELVYVLTPMAIPGLASTMLLNLILAWNEAFWTLNLTTSNAAPLTTFIASYSSPEGLFWAKLSAASTLAIAPILVLGWFSQKQLVRGLTFGAVK, from the coding sequence ATGGCGCGGATGGCAACGACGCAGCGGGTGGTGATATCGACGATTGGAGCGTGGTTCTTCGGCTTCCTGATCTTCTTCCCGATCCTGTGGATGGTGCTGGCGAGCTTCAAGACCGAGTTAGAGGCCTTCGCCATTCCGCCGTCCTTCCTGTTCTTCCACTGGACCACGGAAAACTACGCGACCGTGCAGGAGCGCAGCGATTATTTCCACCACGCGATGAACTCGATCATCATCGCCGGCGGCTCGACACTCATTGCGCTGCTGATCGCGATCCCCGCAGCCTGGTCGATGGCATTCTCGCCGACCAAGCGCACCAAGGACATCCTGCTCTGGATGCTTTCGACCAAGATGATGCCGCCGGTCGGCGTGCTGGTGCCGATCTATCTCATCTTCAAGACCTTCGGCCTGCTCGATTCCCGCATCGGCCTCGTCTTCATCCTGTGCCTCGGAAATTTGCCGATCGTGATCTGGATGCTGTTCACCTATTTCAAGGAGATCCCGCGCGACATCCTCGAAGCCGCGCGCATGGACGGCGCCACCATCGGCCGCGAGCTCGTCTACGTCTTGACGCCAATGGCGATCCCGGGGCTGGCGTCGACCATGCTGCTCAATCTGATCCTGGCCTGGAACGAGGCGTTCTGGACGCTCAATTTGACGACCTCGAACGCCGCACCACTCACCACGTTCATCGCCTCCTATTCGAGCCCGGAAGGGCTGTTCTGGGCAAAGCTGTCGGCGGCCTCGACGCTGGCGATCGCGCCCATTCTCGTCCTCGGTTGGTTCAGCCAGAAGCAGCTCGTGCGCGGGCTCACCTTCGGCGCGGTGAAGTAA
- a CDS encoding ABC transporter substrate-binding protein translates to MAETTLTIATVNNGDMIRMQGLTSEFTKKNPDITVKWVTLEENVLRQRVTTDIATKGGQFDVLTIGTYEVPIWAKKGWLVPLANLGADYDVADLLPKIKDAVSVDGKLYAAPFYGESSMVMYRTDLFEKAGLKMPEKPTWDFIIDAAKKLTDKSAGTYGICLRGKAGWGENMAFLSAMANSYGARWFDEKWEPQFNTPEWKTTLTTYVNLMKEAGPPGASSNGFNENLALFNAGKCGMWIDATVAASFVTNPKESKVADKVGFALAPNTGLGKNANWLWAWSLAIPAGSKKTEAAEKFIAWATSKDYTKLVASKEGWANVPPGTRTSLYQNEDYLKVAPFAKLTLASIDAADPNKPTVKPVPYVGVQYAAIPEFQGIGTQVGQQFSAALAGSMTVDAALAAAQSATEREMKRAGYIK, encoded by the coding sequence ATGGCCGAAACGACCCTGACCATCGCCACCGTCAACAACGGCGACATGATCCGCATGCAGGGGCTGACCAGCGAATTCACCAAGAAGAACCCGGACATCACCGTCAAATGGGTGACGCTGGAGGAGAACGTGCTGCGCCAGCGCGTCACCACGGACATCGCCACCAAGGGCGGCCAGTTCGACGTTTTGACCATCGGCACCTATGAGGTGCCGATCTGGGCCAAGAAGGGCTGGCTGGTGCCGCTCGCCAATCTCGGCGCCGATTACGACGTCGCCGACCTGCTGCCGAAGATCAAGGACGCGGTCTCCGTGGACGGCAAGCTCTACGCCGCGCCGTTCTACGGCGAGAGCTCGATGGTGATGTATCGCACCGACCTGTTCGAGAAGGCCGGTCTGAAGATGCCGGAAAAGCCGACCTGGGATTTCATCATCGATGCCGCCAAGAAGCTCACGGACAAGAGCGCCGGCACCTACGGCATCTGTCTTCGCGGCAAGGCCGGGTGGGGCGAAAACATGGCGTTCCTGTCGGCCATGGCCAATTCCTACGGCGCGCGCTGGTTCGACGAGAAGTGGGAGCCGCAGTTCAACACGCCGGAATGGAAGACGACGCTCACGACCTACGTCAATCTGATGAAGGAGGCCGGCCCTCCTGGCGCGAGCTCGAACGGCTTCAACGAGAATCTGGCGCTGTTCAACGCCGGCAAGTGCGGTATGTGGATCGACGCGACAGTGGCGGCGTCCTTCGTCACCAATCCGAAGGAGTCCAAGGTCGCCGACAAGGTCGGCTTTGCGCTCGCGCCCAACACCGGCCTCGGCAAGAATGCCAACTGGCTGTGGGCCTGGAGCCTCGCGATCCCCGCCGGCTCCAAGAAGACGGAAGCCGCCGAAAAGTTCATCGCCTGGGCCACCAGCAAGGACTACACCAAGCTCGTGGCGTCGAAGGAGGGCTGGGCCAACGTGCCGCCGGGCACGCGGACCTCGCTCTACCAGAACGAGGACTATCTGAAAGTCGCGCCGTTCGCGAAGCTGACGCTGGCCTCGATCGATGCTGCCGACCCGAACAAGCCCACCGTGAAGCCGGTGCCTTACGTCGGCGTACAATACGCGGCGATCCCCGAATTCCAGGGCATCGGCACCCAGGTGGGCCAGCAATTCTCCGCCGCGCTCGCGGGATCGATGACGGTCGATGCCGCGCTGGCGGCGGCGCAGTCCGCCACCGAGCGCGAGATGAAGCGCGCCGGCTACATCAAGTGA